DNA from Flavobacteriales bacterium:
TTGCTGAAGGCGAAGATGGAGTGCATGGCCAAGATCAGTTGTATTGAACCCATAACTCCCGAGACCATGGATATGGGGCTCGTTGGGTATCGGACTTTTTTCCAGAAGGATCACTCCCATTCCCTCTCCATTGTAGGCCAATGTATTTGCTCCTTTGATCACGGTCAATCGATCGGCAGAACGCGGGTCGATCTCTGGAGCATGGCCCATACCCCATTGCTGCCCTGAGTGGGCCACGCCATTATTGAGCAGGGTCAAGCGATTACCGCTCATGCCGTGAAGTACGGGTTTCACAATATCAGACCCGGTACGTATTGCACTGACTCCAGGCACTTGGGTGAGCATCTCCCCTATTCCTTTATCGGGAGCCTCGATGATTTTTTCTGTACTGAGCACGGACTGTTCTCCCAAGGCCCTGTCAGTCGCTGATTCGGACACTACCACTTCATCCAATAGTTCAGCATGGTGATGTAGACGCAGTGTGAAGGAAGTGTCTTGTCGAATATCCAGATATAGCCGCACCTCCTCACATCCGACATGATTGATGCGCAGGTGCATGGGACCCGCGCAAATACCCTCAAAGGTGAATTCTCCCGAAAGGTCGGTCTGTGTACCGATGGCCCTATCACTGTCATACAGGGAAACGTAGGGCATGGGCTCACCATTGTGGGCATCTAGTACCGTACCCCCAATGGTGATGGCACAATCTTGCCCCAAACCCTTCCCATATACGAGAAGTGCAAGGAGCAAGCTCATGCCTAGCTTCAATCTATTGGATAGTGATGTCAAAGGATACTTCTATATCGGTCTCTCCACCGGCATTGGTAATATCTCCATCGCTCACACCAGCCTCATCTTTTTCAGGCTCATGTCTAAGGATGATCTCCAAGCTACCTGAACTGGCAGATTGGGTCATCACTTCTGTGGTGAGGCCAAGGGGAAAACCATTGGCATCCGAGTCGGTATAGCTCACCGTCATATCGGCACCATCCACCATGTAGAATACCTGATGCTCTTCGGCTTCGTCTTCCACTTCTTCAGTGATATCCTCTATGGGATCCTCCACTTCATTAAGGAATTCCAAATGGGTACCATAGGTGACTCCAGCAACCAGAGCTGCACCATTGACAATGACCGGAGCATCACCGCCATCTCCATCGAGATCGGTGAAGGTCCATGTGATGGTATCGCCTCCAGATGCGGGTACCATATGGAACCGTACGGTCGTTATCAGTTCTTCTTCATTGGGTATCACAGGATCCTCTTCATCGTCTTTTTCGCAAGCTGAGAACATGGCTACAGCTATCACGCCCATGACGAATGGGATGATCGATTTTTTCATTCTGATCGAGAATTATAATGTAAGTATCAGCCCAGGATGGACTGCGAAAGCATGTAGAGGACGAATCCTCTGGTATCAACTTACACAAAGAGGAGGACCGCGCTGATAGGTCGTTTCAGAATAGAGAGCCTGTTTCTCTCGGGTAGGAAGAATGGAGAATTTCTGTGACAGGTCATGAGGCAGTATTTCAACTGAATATTCGAGGACCGCTTCAGATGAATTTCGTTCTGCCCATAGACAGAGTTCGCATGATTCCTCCTTATCAGAGAAGTGGTCGTGGTCTGCACAGGCAGACTTGTCTCCATGGAATAGACTTAGATGACACGCTGTGTTAAGTGCTTCTTCTGAGCACTCGTGTTGGGCTAGGTGGCAGTGCTCTGCATGACTGTCGTGGTCGTGGAATAATTCTTCCAAGCCGTGTCCCGAG
Protein-coding regions in this window:
- a CDS encoding type 1 periplasmic binding fold superfamily protein; this translates as MKKSIIPFVMGVIAVAMFSACEKDDEEDPVIPNEEELITTVRFHMVPASGGDTITWTFTDLDGDGGDAPVIVNGAALVAGVTYGTHLEFLNEVEDPIEDITEEVEDEAEEHQVFYMVDGADMTVSYTDSDANGFPLGLTTEVMTQSASSGSLEIILRHEPEKDEAGVSDGDITNAGGETDIEVSFDITIQ